From Camelina sativa cultivar DH55 chromosome 20, Cs, whole genome shotgun sequence, the proteins below share one genomic window:
- the LOC104770650 gene encoding methylthioalkylmalate synthase 2, chloroplastic, giving the protein MASSLLTSSGIIPTTGSTVVVRSVLPLRSFMHSLRLARTYKKPGLLISCCSSESRNTETNATDLKPVMERWPEYIPNKLPDKNCVRVFDTTLRDGEQAPGGSLTPPQKLEIARQLAKLRVDIMEVGFPGSSEEELETVRTIAKTVGNEVDEETGYVPVICAIARSKPRDIEAAWEAVKYAKRPRILIFTSTSDIHMKYKLKKTKEEVIEMAASSVRFAKSLGFNDIQLGCEDGGRSDKDFLCKILGESIKAGATVVNVADTVGINMPHEYGELVTYLKANTPGINDIVFSVHCHNDLGLATANSIAGIRAGARQVEVTINGIGERSGNASLEEVVMAMKCRGAYVLDGVYTNIDTPEIMATSKMVQEYTGLYVQPHKPIVGANCFVHESGIHQDGILKNRSTYEILSPEDVGVVKSENSGIVLGKLSGRHAVKDRLKELGYELDDEKLNDVFSRFRDLTKHKKRITDADIKALVTASDEISIEKLNRANGKMPNSYIPVPQVSL; this is encoded by the exons ATGGCTTCCTCACTTCTGACATCTTCGGGTATAATCCCTACCACCGGCTCCACCGTGGTCGTCAGGTCCGTGTTACCCCTTCGGTCTTTTATGCACTCACTCCGCCTGGCCCGAACATACAAGAAGCCGGGCTTGTTAATCTCATGTTGCTCCTCTGAGTCCAGAAATACTGAAACTAATGCTACTGACCTCAAACCCGTTATGGAACGGTGGCCAGAGTACATACCGAACAAGCTCCCCGACAAGAACTGTGTGCGTGTATTTGACACAACGCTACGTGACGGTGAACAAGCTCCCGGTGGATCCCTTACTCCTCCTCAGAAGCTAGAGATTGCCAGGCAGCTCGCTAAACTCCGAGTAGACATCATGGAAGTCGGTTTTCCGGGGTCGTCTGAAGAAGAGCTTGAAACCGTTAGAACCATCGCCAAGACCGTGGGAAATGAG GTGGATGAGGAAACAGGCTACGTCCCCGTGATATGTGCCATCGCACGAAGCAAACCTAGAGATATTGAGGCCGCTTGGGAGGCAGTGAAGTACGCGAAGAGGCCGAGGATACTCATATTTACATCTACTAGTGACATTCACATGAAATATAAGTTGAAAAAGACTAAAGAAGAAGTGATCGAAATGGCTGCGAGTAGTGTTAGGTTCGCCAAAAGCTTGGGCTTCAATGACATTCAACTTGGTTGCGAAGATGGCGGCAg GTCGGACAAGGACTTTCTATGCAAGATTCTAGGAGAATCGATCAAAGCGGGTGCTACGGTGGTGAACGTCGCAGATACAGTTGGAATCAACATGCCACATGAATACGGAGAACTCGTGACCTATCTCAAAGCAAACACTCCTGGAATTAATGATATTGTCTTTAGTGTTCATTGTCACAACGACCTTGGTCTTGCTACCGCCAACTCAATTGCC GGTATACGTGCGGGAGCAAGACAAGTCGAAGTAACGATAAACGGAATTGGTGAAAGAAGTGGGAATGCGTCTCTTGAAGAG GTCGTGATGGCTATGAAATGCCGAGGAGCATATGTACTAGATGGTGTTTACACAAACATAGACACCCCGGAAATTATGGCTACAAGCAAGATG GTTCAAGAATATACGGGCTTGTATGTTCAACCACATAAACCGATCGTTGGAGCCAACTGTTTTGTCCATGAGAGCGGCATTCACCAG GATGGAATATTGAAAAATCGGAGTACGTATGAGATCTTATCACCAGAAGATGTTGGGGTCGTTAAATCTGAAAATTCCGGCATTGTTCTTGGAAAACTTAG TGGACGTCATGCAGTGAAAGATCGGCTGAAAGAG TTGGGATATGAACTCGATGACGAGAAATTGAACGACGTCTTCTCACGGTTCAGGGATTTAACCAaacataaaaag AGAATCACGGATGCTGATATAAAGGCATTAGTAACAGCTAGTGATGAAATTTCTATCGAGAAATTAAACCGCGCTAATGGTAAAATGCCTAACAGCTATATACCAGTTCCTCAGGTTTCCCTCTAA